The genome window ATGGAAAATCGATTCTAAGTCTTTTCCTATGTCGTATAGAATCTAAACAAAACCAAGTGGAAACTTCCACCAAATCATAGCCTGAGTGACCCACCGGACCAAGTCAGAAAGGATGCTTCCTTGCTTTGGATTGCATCTACCGCCACTATGTTCTCGGTTATAAATGCCCAACGCAACGAAGCTTAAGAACACGGCAAAGGAAGAAAggaggtgaagaagaagaagaggagaaggagaaatgAGGCCTGGAAGCTCATCGAGTTCGACCGGATCCAACATATGGCGCACTCCACTTCCTTATCTCTTTGGAGGGTTAGGAGCCATGATGATCCTTATAGCAGTAGCTCTTGTGGTGCTTGCGTGCTCCCACCGGAAGTCCGCCGGCGACCGGGACTCGGCGGCGGCGTCGAGCCTGCCTGAGAAGGTCTTGGTTGCTCCTCTGGACATGGAGCCAAGATTCGTGGTCATCATGGCTGGAGAGAGCACACCTTCCTTCATAGCGAAGCCGAACTCTCTCTGCCAAGAACCATGACACTGCAATCTCCTGCTCCTTTTGTTCCCTCTTTCTATCTTTTCCTTTCCCTTCGCGGCAGATGTAAACTTGAGTTAGACTCTAAGGTGTGATAACTCAGAGAGAGTCTCTTTGTCTGTTCTCTGACAAAAGTACTTTGGCAAGGAATGCCATGAAGCTTTATTCTCTGATCTAAATTGGCTTCCAGGAAGCTTTAAGCTTTTGCATGAAGTCTCTTCCTTGCAGATCATTACTGGTTTAGATTACATGTCTCGCATCAACTCTCCAACATACATATATCAATAGATATGACTACTCCTTTAAGGAATTTGGATGAAGGTGATGATAAAGATGAAACTTCAAGAAATGTGATGGGTGATGAGACTGGAATTACCATCTTCAGAATTGCTTGTGGCTAAGACGCATACTTTACCACCAATCCTAATCGTTTCTCAAAATATTCTTGTTGTCTAATCTGTAAGAAAAGGCTACAGATTTATGCTCAACCTACACaaaccgaatcaagttttctcttTTATGTTGGTATCAGATATTGAGTCTTTCCAAAGAAAAAGTGTTTTTACTGAGGTGATCTTGGCCAAGAACATCAATCTCCATTAGATACAACCAGAATCTTGTGTGCTTGTCACTTCACATATAAGATTACTTTTGATTGTTCTATCCGTACGTAAACCTTACTTTTTTGATTGTTCTATCCGTACGTAAACCTTGTTCAAGAACAGTAGGGTTATCGAGCAGATGCAGAAGCTGATGTGCAGAACCACCAGGGTTGCCTTCTTTCTCCGAGATCATTATAGTGTCAGATGAAATGCGTGCATGCATGCACTGCTGGTTATGGCCGTGGCCTTATGGGTCGTTGGAAGTGACGGCTCGTGGGCGTTAACGCCATGGCCCCATGCTTCCACTGTGTTGCAGCAGCGACGGGGACGACTGCCCATAGTTTTGTCTGCGGTGGGCTTGGAACAGGAAGCATCCCGGCAGCTTCAATTATATCCACTTCTATTGATCAGTGGGGAGCATGATGATCACCTCCATTAGCTTCCTTTGGATCTCCTTTTTCTTCCCTCTTTGCCAGTGCCCACTAGTTTAAGCCTCCTCCTCCATCCACACCGCAAAGAAGAATGTGTCTTGTTTCTATCCTTGACTTGGATGCAGTAGACCCACTGGAGAATTATTTGGATCATATAGAATTAGGACATCGTCTTCATTAGGATTTCCTTTTAGTGTGAAGATCCAATAGTGCCCATCCGTTGTGATGTATGTTTCCAACCAAAAAGGGCATGATTAACATGTCTTACGAGAGACGAAGAGATGTCATTCtgcaggaggaagaagaggacagcTTCAACTGTAGCTCATGTCAGAGACAAGTCAGATACTGTGATCTCACAAGTTttggatgagatgaatagtgAAAAAGATTCCATGTGGAAGTGATGCAATGTGTAGCACTGACCTGCCATTCCTACTCATCAAAAGCTTTTCTTTGCAGTGCAGTCAGAAggaaagaaagaggaagaaaccAACATTCTTGTGTTCATGTGTAGGTAAACTAATAAAACAAAAAACTAATGAACCATCccatgttctctctctctctctctctctctctctctctctctcttctctcacacacacacagagactgCAATGATCAAGAGTcacatgctccaaaacatttagcAGAAAAGAAATAATACTGACAGTGAGCTGCCTAACTTGAGCATGATAGGGTAATTAGTATCAAGAAGCCAGCTTTCGGCCAATGGTCCACCTTTCTCAGACAACCCATTGGGAGGGTACCCCAGTTTCAGGGGGCATGTCACACCTACAGTAACTTTGACATGTGTTCTTCTGCTTCCGAGTCTATCCAAGTATGTTCGCTAGCTCAGTTGTGTCGACAACAAGTAGTAGAACCCATAAActattagggttttggcataccTAACTCAATCAACATGAACAATAGCAGACTGCTCATGCTGACGTCGCATCCATAATCCGTCTCTCTCTCTGCATTGTTCTCCACATTGTCTTTGTTTTTCCACAAAAGCTAGGAAGACAAGCAGATGTGAGGTCTGATGCAAGAGACCTTTTTGACGATCACATCTTCACAAACCTAATGCAATCCCTGAATTCCATATGGGATGCATTAAACAAAGGCAAGCGTGAGAAGTAAAGCTGGTGAGCATTGGCTGCCTGTCTGAGCGTATGATAAGCGAGGCAGAAAGAGCTGACGACAGATGTAACTTTACATGCTTCTGTTCATTAATCTCTTCTGCTTCTGCTGTGCTGTGTGATGGCTGATTTGTCTCTTTCTGTAAAGCTGTTCTTCTACTGATAAAACTGTCGGATGATTCAAAGATGAGTTCGGTCTTCAGGTATTCGATGAAGCTGGTTTTGAGTGagctttctctttccctgcctatATAAGAAGATGGAGCCGTCCACCGTTGgtgtcttctcttcctcttctgtagTCGTAGTCATGAATACTTCCCAACTCACCGGAGATGACGCAGAAGAACTTAGTAGCTGCGATTCTGGGTGGACCAAGTATCTTTCTTCGCCTACGCATCATGatggcggcgacgacgacgacgacgacgatgatgatagCGAGGTGGAGTTCACTGGcggggatgatgatgatgatgagcacaAAGGTTACGATAgcgaggacagtgacgatgactcCATGGCCTCTGATGCTTCCACCGGATTCATCGGCAGCGGCGTGGATGGTTCCAAGTACAACGACGTCGGTGACAACGTGGACGGAAATGGGAAGGAGGGTCATGCCCAGTGTTCTTCTTCTTACTCCTACAAGGAATTCTACGAGGTGGAGGAGGCGAGAAGCAAACAGGCGTGGGATCCTCGCAGCAACTCGGAAGCGAGGAAGAACAGATTCAAATGACAAATGTTGTTTGCTTATGCTCACCGTAGGAAATGATATCTATCCATGTGTTGGTTTAGGAACCATCGATGTTGCTTTATGATTCGTGCACCTGTTTTATAGgacatctgcgaaatttcccggcTCAAATCTGACCAGGATTGGGCCCATGGCCCAACTTGACCCAACCTATTAGTCCGCTTTGTAACCGCAAACCCGGCCCAATTCGTACGCCTttacccttctctctctctctctctctctctctcgcttccgTTGGAGGCAGCGGTGACCAAAGGAGCGTCGAACCAACGCCTCTGTCTCGTCGTCCCTCCGCCTCGGCATTCCCACCCGAAACTCTAACATTCAGGTCCTTTCGATCGATAGAAAACATCGGGGCTCGGATCGATCCGTTTTCTTCTCCCTACCGGAATTGTTGTCGTAAGTTATCTAACGTTTCCAGCTGTTCTTATGGTTTGGTTTAGATCCGAAGCTCGTCTGAGGGTTCAACTTTGCTTGTTCGTTCTGTGATAAATTGCCTTAACCTTGCGAATAGATGCATTGATGCTTCCTGTTGCCGAAGTATCTCGAGCCGTTTCGGTCCCAAGATTTAAGATGATTGACAGATATCAACTGTTCTTGAGGGCGTAAATATTTGATTTAACGCTTCTCTTCATGGTTCACAAGAAAAGTCTTCTGATGTCGGAGATAAAACAGCCGGTGTGGATTCGGAAGAAATCTTAAATGCAGTATGACCTAGGTGCTAAATCCGAGGGCAGGATGATCACTGTAGGGGTCGTTGTTCATGTTGGAAGCGGACATGTGATTTATCTGTTGAAAGAAGTGCATAAAAGTTAGGCATCAAAGCcaactttatttttcttttccatttgttctttttctttttttcataagCCAGATCCAACATCTAGTAATAAAGTAAGACCCTGCCAACTGTTTTTCTCAGAATTTGTGTTTCCTCAGGACGTTCGATCTACATTGTCTCCTAAATTGTGGAATGATAAACCTACAATTTCATGCTTCAAGTAATATGTTAGTTGAGACTATTTCTTTGAAGATATTTATATAGGTTAGTCTTTCTAAACAATTCTGTTAGTATTGACAAGCAGTAACAGGATAATCTACCATTTTGGGGTCCAGTTTTGCCAGAAGTTTATGATTCAGTGATCCAAAACTTATCATCTGTATCACAAAAAGGCCCTGAATGCTTTTAATCCCTTCCTTGGATGAAGGAAGGCCTCATTAGATCAGTATAAATTGTCTTTTTCTGTGGATGAGTACCAGTCAATTGTGATTTGTTACCTTATAAAATTTGTCCCAATTTCTAAACTGAGTTGTTTATGACAATGCTTGTAAGACTCCAAAATATCTATTTGTTTATGTGACTTTCGATTTAGAATATTTTTTCAAAATGTTGACCGTTATTTTGACTCACTTAAGAAGTCTTCATGAAAGAAACATTTGCATTTATTTCTCGAATTGTTCCACATCATGGTAAATGGGATTAGGGCAGGTGTATAGAATAATTTCATGTCAATGAAAATTTTCCGTTATTTTTGGCAGTCATGTCAGTTGCTGATCTTCATTCATCAGTCTCAGGTCCTTGACACTACTGTATGATCGTGGTCCTTATATTATTGTTCAACTTAAGTCTATATAGAATAATTTTCAGTGTTGAAGCGTATTTTAGAATCAATGAACCTTCCAATCACCATTATAATACTTCCATAAATTCAAGTTACTAAGATAATTTTTAGAGATTGTTTGATTAATGTATGTCAATTGATTTTATAAAACTTACCTTGGGTTCATTTGCCTCACATATTTGAACACCGATATTGACAGAAGTTGATTGAGTTTTGTCGTGCAGTATAGAAAAAGATCTGAGTCCGTAAATCACTCCTGAACAGTTGTTTTAGGATCATCTGATTGTTTTAAGCTTGTCAAAGGCCATGACATTGTATTGCACGTCAATAGCTTTAGTGGATTGTATTGCAGCCCAATGGTCAATGAATACTTCAAACCTGACTCTGTTAACATGTTTGTGCCTGGTTAAATAACCTAGAGAGAATTATACAGATGTGCTGCTCTAAGCATCAGACTGCCCCTATTAATTTTAAGCTCCAAAAATGATGGTTTTCTTCTTTATTCCTTTTGTAGTTCTGCTTTATATGATTCTCTAGTTGTTGTCCTGAGCCAGTTTCTGTTCCTAACACATGTATCGTCTTAATTTTGATTTGGGAAATGAGAGGAGCCAGCATTGCTTCCTTTTGTAGTTCTGCCTTGTATGATTTTCCAGTTATTGTCCGGATCCAGTTTCAGTCCCTAAGGCATGTATGGCCTTGATTTTGATTTGGGAAATGAGAGGAGCCAGTATTGCATGACCATATGTTTAATCAAATTTAGTAAATGTGACAATACATAAAAGGTCCAGACTCAGTATATTAGATAACCTATTTTCATCCCCTCATGTGGCAACCTTTCTGAATTGTCTCATCTCACTCAGCCCTGCTAAATCCAAGTGCTGCAGCATCCTTCTAGATTTCTAAATCAGTATACTTACTGTCCTTGTTTGTTGTTTAATTTTAACCTATCTGGTGAGACATGAATACTGTGAATTACCACAACAATTCTAAGAATGAAACTTCCTTTGTATTTATCTTTTGGTCTTCATATTATTGATTGAAATCTATAATCGAATTTATTATTAATTGATACCAAGTATAGAATAGTATATCATTACAACCATGTTTAATTTATTTCTGCAAGTAAATGGAGCttactttgttttttttttttttttgtggaaataCTCATCCATTATGATGTAGTTTCATGTGATGGAGATAAGTTGATGTCATTAAAATAACTATTATAAAATGATAATCCTTCTACATTGGTTGGATGCTTGTTGAGGTTCATGAtctgtttcctttttcttttctgtatTCATTAAAGGCTAATTAGATCTACAGGTTATTTTTCTGTAGAAAAAGGATAATCAGAATATGGCTATTGATGATCATGATGGCAACTGTTTACAAGAGGATGAATCATTAAGTGAAGATAGAATAAATGGAGGAAATGGAGCTGAGGCTCTAACAAGAGTAGAACTTGATGTGGCTTATTCTTCTGAGAAGCTACTGAACTTGGAGATGCTCTTGATGCAAGTAGCCGACAGAGCGCATGACATTGAAAGTGTGAACATGGGATATGAGGACATCTCAGATGAATCTGTTATGAAGGCCTTCGAGTCTGATATCCTATCTGGAATTTTAGACATGGAGGTCAATGAACTACAAAGCTTCATGTCCTTGCTACAAATTGAAATCATGGAGGCCCGCCAAAATTTTTGTCAGGGTGAGCACATGGAAGACTGTGCTGCTACAGTAGAAGAAAAGTTACATGATGCTGAAGAATCAGTGAAGAAGCTACAAGACTCAGTTGCTGACATTCGGGAACAGTCATCCAAGTTTGAAAGAACTCTAGCTTTGTTTCATAATGAGACCAGTAAGTTGTCCATCAGTTTATTACATTGCTTTTTTGTTTCTGTTTGTGCATACTTACATGATGTGTATTCATTTACTTAGGGTCTGATGAGAATGAGGAACTTGAGAATGATCATTTGACATCCATCAAGAAACCACAGACTGTTGATCAACAAAGGCATGTCTTACAAATGTTGGAAAAATCATTGGCCAGAGAATTGGATCTTGAAAAGAAACTTTCAGAATATAGATCAAATGAAGAGGATCTTAAGATAAAACTGCATTACACAGAAAGAGAGCTATACTGCATGGAAGAGTTGATGGAGATATGTTTGGAGAGAGCATTTGAGGCTGAGAACTCTGCAGAGCTACTTCAGGGTATTGCAAGAGAACTGGCTGGAAAACTTCAGCTTGTTCAGCTTAATCTGAACAGTTCGCTGCATCGAGAACATGAAATGAGATTTAATCTTGAGGAAAATATGATGCAATTACCTGCTGAAGAAGCTGCCAGAGAGAGGCTGACATCTAGTCATGCAGAATTGAATGAtatgctttcatcaaaggaaaaAGGACTAAAAGCAAGTGTTATGGAAGCTGATGAAAAAGGCATACTGACCAGTGCTGAAATTTTGTCTCTGAGGGAAAAGGTGATGGCACTTGAGGAGCAGCTTAGGGAGTCTAACGTCCAGTTGCAGCTGGCAAAGACTTCTGCAGAAACCAGTCAGCAACAACAGAGTGCACTGCAGTCTGATCTCTATCAGATGGAAAATGTAATGGAAGGTCTCAAAGCTAATGTTTTGAGAGCTGAAAGCAAGGCTGAAAGTGCAGAAGCCAAGTATACTGAATTGAGAAAATCTAATATTGCTTTAAATGAAGAGATTGTTTTTCTTCGAAATAGTGAATCTGAAAAGAGAAGCCTTTTAGAGAGGAGATACAAGGAATCAAACACTCAgttggagcatgcaaaggcatcTGTTGAAGCACTTGAAGAGCAGCAGAATGTGTTATATGCTGCAATTACTGATATGCAAAGTATGATCGAGGATCTTAAAGCAAAGGTTTCAAAAGCCGAAAGCAGGGCTGAGAATGCTGAATCTAAGTGCACTCTATTAACTGAAACCAATTTAGAACTAAATGAAGAGCTGGGTTGCCTAAGAGGAAGGTTGGAATATTTAGAGACATCATTGCACCAAACCGAGGGTGCAAAAATAGCCACCGCTAAAGACATTGGTATTAGGACAAAAATTATTAGTGATCTGGTCATGAAACTAGCCCTGGAAAGAGAACATCTTCAGTTACAGGTATGtgtcttttcttcttttgttgttcGCTGTTCTGTTcaacattaaatcatcaagcaaatAAGTTTAACTAATGTTTCTGTTATGGTTACCATTTGCATCTGAGGTTAAGGACATGCTTGATTTGATTATTTCTACAGGTTTTATTTCATTTGGAATGGTCGATGATATTTAGCAATAAGTATACATATTTGAACTAAGTGCTTCAAACTATTGAAGACTCACAGTTATGTTTACTTTTCCACATTGTGATGCTGCTATGAAATCTTATTCattctaattcttgagatgacctTTAACAGAATGGCCCTTTCTTGTCCCAAACTCCCAATTCGCATCCTTCTTTTATTTTAATCTTTTGTCTTTTACCCTGTTTTAACACTATTCATAAACAAAAGTTCAGTCCGGTGAACAGGTTATTTTAGAACTTTGATCTAAGCTCAACCTGATCTTTGGACTGCTTCTTAATATCTGTGCTCCTTGTATCCTTCAATATGTTTCCTAGTGATGTATCATCGTTTTCTGACATGCTTGGTACTACTACTATTATGTCGGATTTGACAACATTTTAACATGCATCTTATTTGAAGCTGAGACATCATCTTAAGTCCTAGATGGAGAAGGTAATGTCTGTTGGACAAAGATCTCCATGATTGGTTCCACTTGAGGAAAGATACAGGTGGTCAACTTTAGAATATGGTCCAAAGAGAGGTAAAGGATTTGCGACGACGGTAATAGGTATGACACCTTTCTTGAGAAAGTCCAAGAATGAGAAATTTGTTGAAGTCTCTAGAATGATACGAGGTGGTGGCAAAAGAAAAACAACAGGTGCCATGATTAAGAATGTTGAGGAAACAATAATCGAGAACATATGGGCAAAAAACAAGCCATTAGAGTAAGCCATCAAAATTACCAAATAGCATGTGCTGATAATTATGTTGGTCATTAGTCTCTAAGTCGCTATGTAAATTCATTGCTATAGCTCTGTTTGCCATCTGCAACCCCAAATTTTTTTCATTGCATCCAAACAAGTTTCACTGTTTGAAAAAATGTATATGACAGAGTGATCGTGGCGCTTATGTTCAATTATGTTCTTACCTTGGACATGCTGTGAAATTGTTTTTTAGCACAACAATTTGCAGTTGATTCACCTAGAATATGTATTATTTTTTAGGTTTCTCTCGGAGAACTTCTAGCAAAAAGCTTTGCTCTTCTAAAATCATGTACATCTTCTGCTTGCAGATATCTGCCTTAGCGAAAAAGAACAAAGTTCTGCTTGAGAAGTGTAAAAGAAAGGGCGATGCCCACATTCCTAAGAGTTACAAGGGACCTCAGAATGGAACTGAACTTGGGTTTCCAAAATCATCTATAGATGCATTGACAGAGTCTTCAGCTACAGATTTTCAGGTGGGGGTTGTTGGTTCTCCAAAATCTGTGTAAACATTGATCTTTTCATTCTAGTAGTGACTGAGAAACACTCTGGCCACTGATTTTTTTTTGTCAACTATTAAGAAAACTAGGGTTTTGTTGATGATTGTGTGTGGAATATGAGTTTTTGTTAGACTTGTATATTTTCATGATGTAGTTTGCCAGCATGTATCCAATGTCTGTATAAATTAGAGATGAACACATTATGTATGAAGATGCATGTTAATTTTGCAGAACAGTGTGTCTGTTGTGGGGCTACATGTTCTTGAAAATGCCATAACTATTCCGATCACATGATTTCAGTGTGTTTTTGTTGGGACTGAAGCCTCTTTAATAAATGCTGAACGGaaatttacatgtaattaggtagAGAAGTTAGCTGCAGATGTGCCTGCCAGCGACAGGAGCATGGAGATGACTGCTTCAACGGAGGAATCCTCAGGTGCAGGTCCCAAGATGGAGACGGTAAGTATTTTTTGTCTCGGCTATCCTTGTCTTGTTTATTGCAGTCTTTGCATTCTACGTATATCGACAAGAATTTTTTTCAATTTCACtgtttgattttgattatttatattctgatttttgagagagagagagagagagagagagagattagcaTCAACTACACAGTAGATTATCTCAGGAGAGTGACTTGCAGCCTGCAGACATACTTCTCACCATCAGAATAATTGTGTGGTTAGAGTCTGGGTCGTCAAAACTTCGGCTGTTTCATTGATTGCCCTTCGGATTTCCAGTGGGCTGTACCAACCTACTGGGCCCCTGGTTTTCCCATTtcccatcatcatcttcatctgtGTTCTGCACTGATCTCTGGCTCTCTGTTTCAGAACCAGAGTTGCCCATAATTTTGGATAAGGGAGACTGGCAGAGAGCAGAGATTTTGTCGCTCTCTGTTAGATTTTTCAGATCACGTTTCCACCTGCCTCCACTGGCATAACTCTTTGCCCAATGGTGGTGAAAAGGTCACAGTTGAGACATGCTAGGCTTTGTGCAAGAACTTGCAAATTAAGTGGACAGCTGAATACATTTAAGTAGGGTGTTGTAGTCCCCACTGTCGT of Musa acuminata AAA Group cultivar baxijiao chromosome BXJ1-7, Cavendish_Baxijiao_AAA, whole genome shotgun sequence contains these proteins:
- the LOC135582159 gene encoding uncharacterized protein LOC135582159, whose amino-acid sequence is MEPSTVGVFSSSSVVVVMNTSQLTGDDAEELSSCDSGWTKYLSSPTHHDGGDDDDDDDDDSEVEFTGGDDDDDEHKGYDSEDSDDDSMASDASTGFIGSGVDGSKYNDVGDNVDGNGKEGHAQCSSSYSYKEFYEVEEARSKQAWDPRSNSEARKNRFK
- the LOC135678363 gene encoding WPP domain-interacting tail-anchored protein 1-like isoform X1 — encoded protein: MAIDDHDGNCLQEDESLSEDRINGGNGAEALTRVELDVAYSSEKLLNLEMLLMQVADRAHDIESVNMGYEDISDESVMKAFESDILSGILDMEVNELQSFMSLLQIEIMEARQNFCQGEHMEDCAATVEEKLHDAEESVKKLQDSVADIREQSSKFERTLALFHNETRSDENEELENDHLTSIKKPQTVDQQRHVLQMLEKSLARELDLEKKLSEYRSNEEDLKIKLHYTERELYCMEELMEICLERAFEAENSAELLQGIARELAGKLQLVQLNLNSSLHREHEMRFNLEENMMQLPAEEAARERLTSSHAELNDMLSSKEKGLKASVMEADEKGILTSAEILSLREKVMALEEQLRESNVQLQLAKTSAETSQQQQSALQSDLYQMENVMEGLKANVLRAESKAESAEAKYTELRKSNIALNEEIVFLRNSESEKRSLLERRYKESNTQLEHAKASVEALEEQQNVLYAAITDMQSMIEDLKAKVSKAESRAENAESKCTLLTETNLELNEELGCLRGRLEYLETSLHQTEGAKIATAKDIGIRTKIISDLVMKLALEREHLQLQISALAKKNKVLLEKCKRKGDAHIPKSYKGPQNGTELGFPKSSIDALTESSATDFQVEKLAADVPASDRSMEMTASTEESSGAGPKMETVSIFCLGYPCLVYCSLCILRISTRIFFNFTV
- the LOC135678363 gene encoding WPP domain-interacting tail-anchored protein 1-like isoform X2; the protein is MAIDDHDGNCLQEDESLSEDRINGGNGAEALTRVELDVAYSSEKLLNLEMLLMQVADRAHDIESVNMGYEDISDESVMKAFESDILSGILDMEVNELQSFMSLLQIEIMEARQNFCQGEHMEDCAATVEEKLHDAEESVKKLQDSVADIREQSSKFERTLALFHNETRSDENEELENDHLTSIKKPQTVDQQRHVLQMLEKSLARELDLEKKLSEYRSNEEDLKIKLHYTERELYCMEELMEICLERAFEAENSAELLQGIARELAGKLQLVQLNLNSSLHREHEMRFNLEENMMQLPAEEAARERLTSSHAELNDMLSSKEKGLKASVMEADEKGILTSAEILSLREKVMALEEQLRESNVQLQLAKTSAETSQQQQSALQSDLYQMENVMEGLKANVLRAESKAESAEAKYTELRKSNIALNEEIVFLRNSESEKRSLLERRYKESNTQLEHAKASVEALEEQQNVLYAAITDMQSMIEDLKAKVSKAESRAENAESKCTLLTETNLELNEELGCLRGRLEYLETSLHQTEGAKIATAKDIGIRTKIISDLVMKLALEREHLQLQISALAKKNKVLLEKCKRKGDAHIPKSYKGPQNGTELGFPKSSIDALTESSATDFQVGVVGSPKSV